GTCCCTAAGGTCACGACTACTCTCGAGAGAGCTTAGGGGGAAATTTTCCGAGCCCCGCGGATTTTTCCCAGCCCCGGAGCCTCTCTTCTCGAGGTCTGCGAGGAGAGCGAGGGCAGGCTAACGTTTAAGCTCCCCATTATGCTACGCGCAGTGAGAGTGGGTCGAGGGCTAGCCGAGTTGCCGCTCCACATTAGAGCCTCAAGGGATCAAGTGGCCGAGAGAGCCGTGATCTGCGGAGACCCGGCTCGCGTCAGGCAGATAGCCTCGATGTTAGACGGCGCGAGGCTCGTCAACGAGCACAGAGGACTAATCACGTACACTGGGAACTACAAGGGGGTCCCGATAACCGTGGCGACGCACGGCATAGGGGGGCCCTCGGCCGCTTTGGTGGTCGAGGAGCTCGCTCAGCTCGGCGTGAAGACCTTCGTCAGGCTGGGGACCGCCGGAGCGCTGGTCGAGGAGCTCGACGCGGGGGACGTGGTCGTGGCCAGCGGGGCCTTCCACAGGAGCGGCGGGCTCTTCTCGCAATACATCGGAGAGGGGGTCTGCGCCTCCGCCGTACCGAACTTCGAGCTCACGAGGAGGATCGTCGAGGAGCTCGAGAGGAGAGGAGTAAAGCACGTCGTGGCCCCCGTGGTCAGCAACGATGCCTTCTACGCGGAGAGCGAGGAGTTCGCCAAGTGGTGGAGCTCGAGGGGGGCGGTGGCCGTCGAGATGGAGGCCGCGACTTTATTCGCGGTCGCGTCTCTCAGGAGGCTGAGGGCCTCAGCCGTGTTGATAATTTGCGACTCACTGGTCAGGGACCTGGGCTTTCTCACGGCCGAGGAGCTCAGACCCTACGTGGAGAGGACGGCCTCGGCGGTCCTAGAGGCCTTGGCTAGAGAGAGGTCTCGGAGAGAGGGGGCTTGAGCTCGGCCGAGCGCGAGGAGCCCCAGCGCTTCGGCGTGCGGCTCGCCAGAGCCGCGGCTCCGCCGATAGTGATCGGCTCGCTCTCGGCGATCGTCGGAGTGGCCATCTCGCCCTTCAGCGTCTACCGCCACATGGTCCTCGTGGCTACCTCCGTGGCCTCTTTCGCCCTGGCACTCTACATGGTCTCGGCCGGGGGATTCAGGAGGCTCGAGCGATGGGAGGGACTCGATGGGCTTCTCGTCGCGTCTATAGCCTCTCTCCTCCTCGTCGCTCCTCCTCTCAGCATACTCGACGCGAGAGCCGGCGAGGCCTCTCTAGCGGCCGCGTCGGCGCTCTTCGTCGTCTTGGCCCTGCTGGCGGTGCGGCAGGAGAGGCCCCTGCTGAGGTTCGTCGTTCTCTACCCCGTCGTGGCGCTCCTAGCGGTCCTGGCGCTCGACCTGGCGGTCGAGAGCTTCTCCCTCGTCGAGTTGCTCCTGCTCTACGCGTATGCCCTCATGACTCCGATGATAACTGGGGTCAGCCTCTACGGGGTCGCGGAGACTTTCGGGGCAAAGCTCACGCTCCCAAGAGTCCTCGCGGTCTACCCGCTCAACGCGCTTGGCCTGACACTCGCGGTCCTCGGCGAGGGGCTCGGTTACGTCGCGCTGGCCCTCTCGACCTTGACCCACTTCGTCGCCGTCGACCTGAGAGGGGCCTTGAGGCTCTTGACCGAGGCCAGAAAGAGGGGGGGCCTCTTCTACGGGACCGCGAGGCTCTTGGTGCTCGGCTATGTAGCGGCCCTCGTCGGCTCGATCTTGACCGTGTATTGGTCGGTTCTCCTGGCCTCCGGCGAGAGCGGGGCCCTCTTCCCTATGGTTCACTCGCTATTCATAGGGTTCGTCGGGGGGCACATCTATGGGCACGCGGCAATAAAGCTGCCCCTCACGCTCGCGCTGAAGCCCTCTAGGAGGTTCAGGCCAGCCGGGCCAGCCTGCATGGCCGGGGCCGCTGCGCTCTGGCCGCTCTCGGGGGAACTCTCTCTCCTCCTGGTCCTGAGCTCGCTGGTCCTCTTGTTCCTGGAGCTCGACTTAAGAGACGCGGCGGCCAAGCTCCTCGGGCTCCGCTCGTTGCCTCCGAAGGGCCGATCATCTCCTCACGAAGATAGCCGAGCCCGCTACGGCGGTCGCGACGACTAGGGCGACGAGGCAGAGCGTGAGAGCGTCCGCGGAGGCCCCGGCGGGAGTTCTATTGGGAGTCCGGCTCGGCGTCGAGGCGGGGCTGAGCGAGGGGCTGACCTCCTCCCCACACTAAAAGAGCGAAGAAGAGCTCAGCGTTGACGGATAGACCAGAGGTTAAGAGGTTAAGCGGTGGAGCGTTGATTGCGATAACCACGCGGGGGCTGACTCTAGGGAGCTTCATTAGCCACTCGCGAGGGATGGGTGAGCGCACTGCTAATTCTCTCCCCACAGTAGTGTTATGAGTCAAGTATTTGGAGTAGCGGTTGGGGGCTTAGGGGCTCGTGTAAGTGGGAGCTGGAGAATGAGAGACCAGAGGCTCTAGAGCTCGTGGCGGGCTCGACCGCGTGAAAATTAAAAACTTCGAGCCACTCGAAGCGGGAGGCACCTCGTGCTGCGGGAGGCGTTCAGGGCGCTCGAGCGACTCGTCGAGGAGCGCGAGGCGTTCTTCGATAGGAACGAGCGCCTGAACTCCGAGGGGAGGAAGCTCTTGGAGGCGGCCTCGAGGATCCTGGCCCGCGAGGCGAGAAGCCTTCGCGGCTACGTGCGGAGAGCGAGGAGAAGCGGCTCGCTCGAGGACGTGGTCAGGCTGCTCGAGGCTCTGAGAGAGCTCAGCGGGGGCGACTAGGCCTAGGGGCCCCGCTGGAGCGCCTCAGAGCGAACCACACGTAGGGGTTATTCTCGATCTCCGCCCCGAGCGTCGTGGAGGGCCCGTGGCCCGGATAGACCTCCGTGTCAGGCGGGAGGAGAGTGCAGAGCTCGCGGAGGCTCTCGAGGAGGGCCTCTTCGGAGCCGCCGGGTAGGTCGGTTCTGCCGACCGAGCCCGCGAAGAGCGTGTCGCCAACAAAGACGGACCTCGAGGCCGGAGAATATATCGAGATCGAGCCGGGGCTGTGGCCGGGAGTGCTCAGGACCTCGAGCTCGATCTCGCCGAGCCTCAGCCTCTCTCCCCCCTCGAGGAGAGCGTCGGGCTCGAGCTGCTCGAGCTCGGAGCTCGAGTAGTAGAGGCCCCAGCTCGAGCTGAGGCCAGCGAGCTCCAGGTCGTCTCGGTGGAGGTAAATGGGGGCCCCGGTCCTCCGCCTGAGCTCGGGGGCCCAGGCGAAATGGTCCAGGTGGCCGTGGGTGATCAGGATGGCTCTCAGCTTGAGGCCGAGGTCTCTCAGCTTGGCGAGGAGCTCCCCCGAGGGCCCTCCGGCGTCGACGACGACCGCGTCGAGGGCCCTCTCGTCGTAGAGCAGATAGGTGTTCGTCTCGAGGGGCCCCGCGACGAACCTTGAGATCTTCAATGCCTCGGGCTCGCCCGCACTCGAGGCTAAGAAACAAAAACTAAAAGTTGGGGGCTCTCGGCCGGGGACTTCTTCATCTATGCGGAGGCCCTCGGTGACCTCCGCCGCCCTTCTCCTCGATCTCCTCGAGCGACAGGCCGGCCTGCTCCAGCAGGTCTTCCGCCGCCCCGACCATGACCTTGGCCCTCTCGTAGGATATCCACGTCGCCAGCCTGGCTACCTCGCGCGGCTCCACGAGCTCGCGCAGCCTCTTCTCGGTCTCGTTCTTCCCGAGGCCCGGCTGTATCTTCTCGAGCGGCAGGAAGGAGCGGGCCAGCTCGGACTTTGCGTTGTTGAGCAGCCAGAGAGCGACGTGGAACTTCGTCACGGCCTCCGAGTCCGTGCTCTTTGCGGGCCCGCGCGCGCCGCGCATCAGCTCGTGCATGTAGCTCATAGCGGCTTCTCTGAGGGAGTCTATCCTGGCCGCGAGCGAGGCCGCATCGTCGACCAGCCCGAGCGCCTTCTCGGCCAGGTAGCCCCCGAGCTCCGGGTGCTTGAGCCCTAGGGCCTTGACCTCCTCATCTACCCTCTCCATGAAGGCCCTGGCCTTACCGATGAGGGAGAAGAAATCGCCCTCCCCGGCCGTCGCTGCCGACAGGTTGCTCGACAGCTCCTCGGCCTCGCTCAAGATCGAGCTCAGCCTCGCCGCCGCCTCGGTGAGGTTGTTCTCTACGGCGAATTCTCTTAGCTCCCTCAGCACTTCCGCGACGGCCTCTAGCTCGTCTATGGTCTCGTTGACGAGCACCGCTCTCGTGACGTCGAGCGCTACGCTCACCGACACGTTGGCCGGGATGCCGATGGGGGTCACGTTGGCGACCACCGCCTTGGCGGCCCTCAGGGTCTCTCGAGCCGCGCTGACTCTCTGGAGGGCCTCGTCAACGGCGTTTATCGCGCTCTCGGAAGCGTTGAGCGCCCTGAGCCTCCCGAGGACCTCCGCCAGGACCTCCTCCGAGCGCGAGACCTCCTCTTCGGCCCTCTCGAGGCCCTCCACCTCCAGCCTCTCCCTCTCCTTGATCATCTTCTCCACCGTCTTCTCCGCGTGCTCGCCGAGGCCTTGCCCGAGCCTGATGGCGCTATGAGTCTCGATCTCCGCTCTGCGCCTCTCGAGGCGCTGCTTTAGCTCGCCCAGACTCTTGGCTTCCAAGACCTCGGAGGCGGCGCCGACGGCCCCGGTCTTGTTCAGCCTCTCGGCGACCTTCTCACTCATCTTCTTGACGACGACCTCGGGAGGCGTCAGGGCCTCTCCTCTGACGTTGGCCCTCAGCTCGGCCACCGCTTCTCTGAGACGGTCGACGTACTTCTCCAGGTCCTCTCCGCTCAGCGAGGTCGCGTTGACCGACAAGAGCTCCCGGATCCTCTGCATCTCCTGCCCGCTCACGTTGGAGACTTGGAGGAGGCGGGCCACGCAGTCCTGGTAGAACATCGCCGCGCTCCTGAGCTTCTCCTCATCTGGGGGACTCGCCTGGGCCCAGACCGCCGCCGAGGCCGCGCTCAGCAGCAGGACCGTGACGAGGGCGAGGGCCCTGATCCTCTCGAGTCTCATTCCTCTTCGCACCCGCGCGTAGCTGCGAACTCGTTATAAATTAAGAGGAGCGCGAAACATCCTCGGAACGCCGGCGAGAAGAGGAGAGGAGCCCCCGTGCTGTTCGCGGCGATCGCGCTGGTTCTGGCCCTGGGGGCCGGGGCACTCGAGATCTCCATCGACGAGGACGGGCTGGCGCACGCGCGCCTGGTCCTCGAGAGCTCGCCGGGCCTCAACTCGGTTAAGCTCCCGGCTAGGCCCCTAATCGGCACGATGACGGTCTCGATCGAAGGGTCCGAGACCGCGGCACTATACGACGACGACACGAGGACCCTGTACTTCCTGGCCCCGTCGGGCGGCCGAGCCGAAATGACGTACCTCGTGGAGATCTCGACCGAGGGGCTCTTCTACCGCTTCGACGTGGAGGACAATGTGACGTTCAGGCTCGCCGCCGCCCCCAACGTGATCCTAGTCGACGTCGAGGGGTTCCTGGAGTTTTCGCGGAAGCCCAACGGCTGGATCGAGCTCCTGCTGACCGGGCCCCTCACGGTGAAGTACGCGGTGAGAGCTCCGGCCCCTCATCCCAGTCCCACTCCTTCGCCTACTCCCACCGTCTCGCGGAGCTCCTCCTCGATAGCGCTGGTCGCCGCGATCGCGGCGACCGGCGGGGCGGCGGCCTACGTCGTCCTGAAGAGGAGAGCCCGAGGAGCCGAGGAGGAGCCCGGCGTCGAGCTGGTCGGCGAGGCGCTTACGGACGTAGACCACGAGATCCTCAAGGCGCTCGAAGAGCGGGGAGGAGCGGCGCTTCAGAGCGAGCTCTACAGGGCCCTCGGTCTACCGAAGACCACCGTCTGGAGGCACGTCAGGAAGCTCGAGAGGCTCGGCTACGTGGAGCTGATGAGGAGGGCTGGCACCTCGACCGAGGTGAGGCTCAGGAGGACGAAGCGAGACTAGACGCAGGCCAGCTCGGGGACCGAGACGGGGAGATCGCGTTGAGGGTAGGTGGAGGAGGGGGCGGCCGACTCCGACTCCAGCCCGAGCTCCTCCGCAACGAGGGGGAGCGCGGGAGCTTCGCTCGACGCCCTCCGCGGTCGCGAGGGGCGCGGCGCGGAGCGCGGCGACGAGCTTCGCGTCCATGAGGCTGGGCGAGGGCCCGGCTCCTCACAGGGCTCCTTTGGGCTCTATCGAGGTCTCGATGACTCTGGCCGTGGGCAGAGCCCTCTCGACGGCGGCCCTAACTTCGCCCCCCATGCCCCTCTCCGCGAGGACCAAGACCGAGCCCCCCATGCCCGCCCCCGTTATCTTAGCCCCGATCGCCCCGGCCCTCAGCGCGGCACTTATCGCGAGCTCGGCCTCGGGGAAGGAGACGCCAATGGCGCTGAGGAGACCGTGATTTATCCGCATGAGCTCGCCTAGCCTCTCAAGATCTCCTCTGGCCGCGGCTCTCGACCCCTCCTCAACTATCTCTCTAGCCGCCTCGAGTAGCTTGAGCCCCACCGAGCCGCTGGCTTTGAGCCTGCGCGTCGCCTCCTCGACGGCCCTCTTGGTGCTTCTGGGCACGCCCGTATCGACTACGAGGAGCGAGGCCCTCTCCAGGCCCCTCGCCTCGACGCGCTCGTAGTCGTCGACGCCTCTGAACAAGATCAGCCCGCCAATCACCGAGACCACGACGTCTATGCCGCTCGGCCTCGCGTGGAACATTCTCTCGCCCACCATCGAGAGCTCCACGAGCTCTCGCTCGCTCGGGGAAACGCCAAGAGCCGATAGGCAAGCCGCTGCCACTGCCACGGAGGTCGCGGCGCTGCTTCCTAGGCCCGAGGCGGGCGGTATCTCCGACGAGATCTCTATCCTGCAACCTCCAGAGATGCCCGAGCTCCTCGCTATCGAAGCGTACGGGGCCGTCTCCCCCTTCAGCTCCTCCTCGCAGAACCTCGATGTTCCTAGCGCGTTGGAGAGCACCTCCACGCATCTCCCCTCCGTCAGCTCCACCGACGCCGAGGCTCTGAGGGAGATCGCGGCCGCGAGAGCGGGCGAGCCGTGTACCACGAAGTGCTCGCCCAGCAGTATGACCTTGCCCGGAGCGCTGCCCGAGCCCCTCCTCAACGCCTCCTCTCCTCGTCGCGCGGAGGTCGAGCAGAGACCGAGATAAAGCTAAAGGGCTCAGGTGACGCTTGATAAAGCGGTGGCCAGATTGTTCAGGCGCAGGAGGGTTCGCGACATCTTCGAGGAGTTCTTCGAGGAGATGGAGGAGATGATGAGAGAAATGGAGGAGGAGTTCGCCAGGCTCAGCAGAATGGCGCTCGGCCGAGAGGTCGAGAGGTTCGGCCCGCTGCTCTACGGCGTGAGGATCGAGATAGGGCCCGATGGAGTGCCCAAGATTCAGGAGTTCGGCAACGTGAGGAGGGTCGGAGTCAGACCCAAGATATCCGAGGAGAGGGAGCCCCTCGTCGACGTCTTCGAGGAGAGAGACAAGGTAATCGTGGTGGCGGAGATGCCGGGCGTCGAGAAGGACAAGATCTCGGTGAGAGCCACCGAGGACACGCTCGTGATAAGAGCAAGCAACGAGCACCGTAAGTACTACAAGGAGGTTCCGCTGCCGAAGCCCGTCAAGCCTGAGACCGCGAAGGCCAGCTACAAGAACGGGGTCCTCGAGGTTAAGATTGAGAAGAAAGTCGTCGAGGAGGCCAAGGGAGAGGTCGAGGTCAAAGTAGAGTGAGAGTCTTCCTCCTCACCCGGCTCCCAGCTTTTTCGCCTGGAGCTTGATCTGCCTCGCCTGTTCCTCGATGAATCGAGCGAGCAGGGCTCTCAGCAGGTCGCTCCTGTTCCCGAACTTGAGCTTGAGTACGAGCTCGTCCAGCTTAGCGAGCGTGCGCTCATCCAGCTTGAACGTGATGGTCTTGTGAGGCGAGCACGACATGAGGAGGAGCCTCTCCTTCTCGAGGCTCAGGTCTTGGCGGTCGGGGTCGCTGAGGGCTTTGTCCACGAGGTGCCTGAGGAGATGACTCCTTGACGCGAAGCCGCTCGCTCTCCAGGCCGCCTCGAGGCTCTTGTAAGTCTCCTCGTCGACTCTGAGAGACACGGTCCTCTTCTCGAATATATCGATGATTATCACGTCGACGTCGGACCCGCGTCTGCGAGAGCCGAGGGCAGAGCTCAGTTTGGATCAGCCTCCGTAGATAACCACAAGTAGCGCGAAGCGCGTTGAAGTCTGCGAGAGGAGTCGAATATAAGATTAGCTCGCTTTCGCGATCTCATGAGACCGTCAAGAGGGGGAGGCGGAGAGGGGTTCAACTCGCGAGGTGCGAGGGGTTTGACAGATCGTAATACCGAGCACGCTCCCATCGAATACACCACTAGGCTCGAGCGCCTCATCGAGTCTACGATCGATTGCCCCATGTGCGGATCCAGTAATACATTTCTCGTTAGACACGCTCTCTACGACATGCCGCGCTTCGGCCCTACGATATTGTTGTCAGGCAAGTGCAGCTCATGCGGCTACAAGTTTGCATGGATTCTGCCGGCCGAGGAGAGAGGGGAGAGGATCCTGAGGCGCGAGATCCGAGGGCCAAGCGACCTGAACGCCTTGGTGCTGCTCGGGGAGGGGGCCGACGTAGTGCTGCCAGAGCTGGAGACGGAGATCCTCGCGACGGACCTCGAGCCCGGCTTCATCACCACGGTCGAGGGCCTGCTGCTCAGGATCTTGGATAGAGCCAGAGCGCACTGCGAGCGGGGCTGCGAGGAGGCGATCGAGAAGCTGGAGAGGGCGAGTCGGGGAGAGATCCCCTTCACGCTAATCGTGATCGATAAGCACGGTAGGTCGGCCATCTACGAGCTTAGCGACGAGCCTCGGTGAGCTCTCTCGAACGACGCCGCTCTGACCTCGAGGCCGAAGAGCACATCGCTCATTCTATTGAGCACAGAGAGAGCGAGGTCGCTCCTCCGCAGGGGGACGCCTGCCTCCAGAGCGGCCACTAGGGCTCTCTCGGCCCTTCTGACGAGAGCTCTCGCTAGGCCTATCGCCGAGGAGAAGGCCCCCGCTCCGTGGATCAGGAAGCCGCGTTGCTCGCGCGGCCAGTAGAGCTCGAGGAGCGAGTTCAGTCTCTCCAGGTCCCTCTCGTCGATCTCGATGCGGCCCGCGACCGTGTAGCCTACTCTGAAAAGCATGAGCTGAAGCTCCTCGAGCACCGAGGCGAGGTCCTCGAGGCCTTGGGGGGCTAGAGCTCGAGCGAGGCCCAAAGCGGATTCTGCTTCGTCGAGTGAGCCCAAGAGCTCCAGGCACGCGTGCGACTTACTCACGAGCTCACCCGTAGCGGGGCACTCGGTGTGGCCGGAATCTCCTCTCCCCGCTCCGGGCTTCAGTGCTAATCCCGGCGTTCTCTTGCTCGCCCGACAATAAAAGGCTGCGGAGTGATCGAGGACCGGTAGAGGAGCTTGCAGGTGGTCTTCGTAGGGACGGCGGGCTCCGGCAAGACCTCCTTGACGAGAGCCTACGGCTCCTGGCTTGAGGAGCGCGGCTACTCGGTCTCCTACGTGAATTTGGACCCCGGCGTCAAGATCCTACCTTACGACCCGGACGTAGACGTGAGAGAGAAGTTCACCGTGGAAGAGCTGATGCTGAGGACGGGCCTAGGCCCCAACGGGGCTTTCATGCTTGCCAGCGACCTGCTGGCTCAGATAGCGGAGGAGCTGGCCCTCAGAATCGCGGAGCTCGAGCTCAGGAGCGACTTCGTCCTCGTGGACACGCCGGGTCAGATGGAGATGTTCGTCTACAGGGAGAGCGGGCCGAGGACTCTCGACCATCTGCGGAGAGTCGGGAGAGTCGCGGCGGTATTCGTGGTGGACGGGGCCGTGGCGCGATCCGAGGAGGACTTGATCGTCCTCTGGCTCACCTCGCTAATAGTGCAGCTCAAGCTGACGGTCCCCGTCGTCCCCGTCTTCAATAAATCGGATCTCATCGTCGATAGAAGCGCTGTGGAGCGCTTCGTCGCGGATCCCTCAGCGCTGACCGAGACGCTCGAGAGGCGCCCGGGCCTGACGTCCGACCTCGCTTTAAGGCTCGTCGAGCTCGTGAGGAGCTACGGGAGAGCCCTCAGGCCCGTGCTGATCTCGGCCGCGAGGTCCGAAGGCCTAGAGGTCCTGCACGCGGCGCTTCACGAGCTCTTCTGCGTTTGCGGAGACCTGAGCTGAAGCCACGGCAAGGTTAAGATACCGGGGAAAATAGCCAGAGATCGAGGGCGCTACGCGCTTCAACGCTCTCCCCCTCGGTGGGCGACCTTGGCCCTCGAGCCCGGTGCCTCTCGGCGTTTGGTCGCCGAAGGCGCGGCGCTCGTGGTGAGGGGGTGCCCGAGGAGCGAGAGTGAAATAGAGAGGGCGTTGGGGACCGCTCGCTCCATCGCGAGAGAGGGAGGCGGGAGGCTCACCGTGGTGCTCGAGGGCGCGAGCTTCCTCGAGTGCGTGGACCTAATCAGGGCGCTCTACGAGAGGCTCGCGGAAGCCACCGTGGTGGTCGAGGTCGGCGGAGCTTCTACGCCGAAGGACGGCCGCGGAGCTCTCGAGCTCTCTTTCAATGGATCTGGGGAGAGGTAGAGCCGAGTTGGCACGCTCGCTCGAGTTGGACTTCATCATCACAGTCGACAGGAGCATGATGAGCAATCACAGAGGCAAGGAGTTCCTGGGCTTCATGACGACGGCCCCCGCCGTTGGGCTGCCCGAGGTCTTGTGGAGAGCCCTGGCCATGCCGAGGATCCCCGTCGACGAGCACGGGAGGCCGAGGCAAGCCCCGTACGGACTCAGGAAGATAGAGGCCGCCCTCCTCGACGCCGGGTTCTCCGCGGCCGTGGTGGACCCGGACCACGTTCGGAGATACGTTGAGAGAGCGAAGGCCGTGCTCATCGGACACCACGACTACTTCGCCTTCAACTCACCGAGCATCGAGTACTGGCTCATAACGGGCGAAGAGCCCCTCAATAGGAGGAGCTTCCTCGAGTTCGCCTCGAGACTGGTCGAGATGAAGAGAGGGCTGAACCCCGATCTCAAGATAATCGTCGGAGGGCCGGCGGCATGGCAGTGGCTCTACGTGCCTGAATACATCGAGAGGTTCGAGGTCGACACGATAGTCGAGGGAGAAGCCGAGGGCGTCGTCGTGGAGCTGGCTCGGAGAGTGACCGAGGGGCTCCCCCTGCCGAAATTCGTTATGGTCGGGCCCCGCGATTGCCCGGAGATGGAGGAAGTGCCGGTGATACGCGGAGCCTCGATCAACGGGCTGGTGGAGATAATGAGGGGGTGCCCGAGAGGGTGCAAGTTCTGCAGCGTGACTCTGAGGAGGCTTAGACACTATCCTCTCGAGAAGATAGAGCAGGAGATGAGGGTCAACGCGTCGAGCGGCCTCAAGGGCTGTGTGCTCCACAGCGAGGACGTCCTGCTTTACGGAGCTAAGGGGATAGAGCCTTCCCCGGATAGCGTCATCAAGTTACACGAGCTCGCCAAGAGATACCACGAGGAGGTCGTGTGGAGCCACGCCACGCTCTCCTCCGTGCTCTACGCCGAGAGGAAGTACAGGCTCGTCTCGAGAGTGGCCGAGCTCGTGTTGGACGGGCGCCAGAGGTACTCGGGCTTTCAGACGGGAATAGAGACGGGCTCTCCAAGGCTCGCCAGACAGATCATGGCCGGAAAAGCCTCCCCCTTCAAGCCAGAGCAGTGGCCTGACGTCGTCGAGGAGGCCTTCGGGATACTCCACGACAACTTCTTCGTGCCCGCCGCTACGCTGATACTCGGGCTCCCGGGAGAGACTGAAGACGACGTGATCAGAACGATCGAGCTCGTCGAGAGGCTGAAAGATTATAGGAGCCTCGTGGTTCCAATGTTCTTCGTCCCCATCGGAGCTCTGAGAGGCTGCGGCTGGTTCACGAGCGTTCATCTGAGGAGAGTCCACGCCGAGCTCCTATTAGTCTGCCTCAAGCACTCACTGTTCTGGGCCAAGGATATCGTCTCGAGGTTCTACGCGAGAGGTCTCTCGTCTCCTTTCCTCAAGCTCACGCTAATGAGCTTCTTGATGTCAGCGGAGAGGTTCGCCAGAAGTCTGACGCCAGACGAGGTACTAGAGCACATCGAGAGGTCGAGGAGGAAGCTCGCGGGAGAGGTCGAGGAGACCTCAATTAGGGAGAGCGTGCTCGAGCGCCTCAGGCGCTACGCTCGAGCCCCGAAGGTCGCGGCGAGGCCGTGAGCTTTGTCTCTCGAGTGCATCGAGGAGAAGGCCAGGGAGAGCGGTGGGAGAATCATAGAAACGGAGGGGTCCGTCAGGACCGTGGAGCAAGCCTCCAAGAGAACGGGTGTCGAGGTTGGGAGCATAATCAAGACTCTGCTCTTCGTGGGTCAGAAAGGGGTCTACGCCGTCGTCTTACCCGGCGACCGCAGAGCGTCGATCGAGAAGCTGGAGCTTCTCCTGGGAGAAAAGGGGCTGAGGCTGGCAAGGCCTAGCGAGGTCAGAGAGCTGACGGGCTACGAGGCCGGGGGCCTTCCGCCCTTCTGCCTCGGCGACAAGGTCTCGGTCCTCCTAGACTTCAGGGTTCTCGAGAGGGGGCTCGTGGTGGGCGGGGGAGGCTCTACGAGGAGGCTTGTGGAAGTGCCTAGCAAGGCCATACTAGAACTCAACCGGGGCGCTCGGGTGGTCGATGCTTCGTCAGATTAAACCGCCCCCGGAGCCGTTTAAAGCTCAGAGGTCGCATCTTACGAGGAGCCTGTGGGTCTCCTTGGGCGTTTGCCTCTCGTGCGGCAAGCTCTCGAGACTGGTCTCGAGCTCCGTGGGAGCGTGCTACGCGTGCCTAGTGAGCAGACCGGGCGAGGCTCTCTCCGCCGCAGCGAGGAGTCGCGAGCGTTGGAGAGAGAGCGCAGGCCTGCCGCCGACTCCACCTAGGAACCGGGGCGGCCCTCGCTGCGCGGTCTGCGTGAACGAGTGCAGCATACCCGAGGGGGGCCTGGGCTTCTGCGGCGTGTGGGCTAAGAGGGGGGGCGCGCTCGAGCCCAGAGCGGGGAGGGGCGCGCTCGTCGCCTACACGTATTTGGACCCCCTCCCGAC
The Fervidicoccaceae archaeon genome window above contains:
- a CDS encoding purine-nucleoside phosphorylase, whose product is MPLHIRASRDQVAERAVICGDPARVRQIASMLDGARLVNEHRGLITYTGNYKGVPITVATHGIGGPSAALVVEELAQLGVKTFVRLGTAGALVEELDAGDVVVASGAFHRSGGLFSQYIGEGVCASAVPNFELTRRIVEELERRGVKHVVAPVVSNDAFYAESEEFAKWWSSRGAVAVEMEAATLFAVASLRRLRASAVLIICDSLVRDLGFLTAEELRPYVERTASAVLEALARERSRREGA
- a CDS encoding MBL fold metallo-hydrolase gives rise to the protein MKISRFVAGPLETNTYLLYDERALDAVVVDAGGPSGELLAKLRDLGLKLRAILITHGHLDHFAWAPELRRRTGAPIYLHRDDLELAGLSSSWGLYYSSSELEQLEPDALLEGGERLRLGEIELEVLSTPGHSPGSISIYSPASRSVFVGDTLFAGSVGRTDLPGGSEEALLESLRELCTLLPPDTEVYPGHGPSTTLGAEIENNPYVWFALRRSSGAPRPSRPR
- a CDS encoding winged helix-turn-helix transcriptional regulator, producing MLFAAIALVLALGAGALEISIDEDGLAHARLVLESSPGLNSVKLPARPLIGTMTVSIEGSETAALYDDDTRTLYFLAPSGGRAEMTYLVEISTEGLFYRFDVEDNVTFRLAAAPNVILVDVEGFLEFSRKPNGWIELLLTGPLTVKYAVRAPAPHPSPTPSPTPTVSRSSSSIALVAAIAATGGAAAYVVLKRRARGAEEEPGVELVGEALTDVDHEILKALEERGGAALQSELYRALGLPKTTVWRHVRKLERLGYVELMRRAGTSTEVRLRRTKRD
- the mvk gene encoding mevalonate kinase gives rise to the protein MRRGSGSAPGKVILLGEHFVVHGSPALAAAISLRASASVELTEGRCVEVLSNALGTSRFCEEELKGETAPYASIARSSGISGGCRIEISSEIPPASGLGSSAATSVAVAAACLSALGVSPSERELVELSMVGERMFHARPSGIDVVVSVIGGLILFRGVDDYERVEARGLERASLLVVDTGVPRSTKRAVEEATRRLKASGSVGLKLLEAAREIVEEGSRAAARGDLERLGELMRINHGLLSAIGVSFPEAELAISAALRAGAIGAKITGAGMGGSVLVLAERGMGGEVRAAVERALPTARVIETSIEPKGAL
- the hsp20 gene encoding archaeal heat shock protein Hsp20 translates to MTLDKAVARLFRRRRVRDIFEEFFEEMEEMMREMEEEFARLSRMALGREVERFGPLLYGVRIEIGPDGVPKIQEFGNVRRVGVRPKISEEREPLVDVFEERDKVIVVAEMPGVEKDKISVRATEDTLVIRASNEHRKYYKEVPLPKPVKPETAKASYKNGVLEVKIEKKVVEEAKGEVEVKVE
- a CDS encoding ribbon-helix-helix protein, CopG family yields the protein MIIIDIFEKRTVSLRVDEETYKSLEAAWRASGFASRSHLLRHLVDKALSDPDRQDLSLEKERLLLMSCSPHKTITFKLDERTLAKLDELVLKLKFGNRSDLLRALLARFIEEQARQIKLQAKKLGAG
- a CDS encoding ATP:cob(I)alamin adenosyltransferase — its product is MHVGDRVAALLKPGAVGSRQGGLAGARRPYEDHLQAPLPVLDHSAAFYCRASKRTPGLALKPGAGRGDSGHTECPATGELVSKSHACLELLGSLDEAESALGLARALAPQGLEDLASVLEELQLMLFRVGYTVAGRIEIDERDLERLNSLLELYWPREQRGFLIHGAGAFSSAIGLARALVRRAERALVAALEAGVPLRRSDLALSVLNRMSDVLFGLEVRAASFERAHRGSSLSS
- a CDS encoding ATP/GTP-binding protein; the encoded protein is MVFVGTAGSGKTSLTRAYGSWLEERGYSVSYVNLDPGVKILPYDPDVDVREKFTVEELMLRTGLGPNGAFMLASDLLAQIAEELALRIAELELRSDFVLVDTPGQMEMFVYRESGPRTLDHLRRVGRVAAVFVVDGAVARSEEDLIVLWLTSLIVQLKLTVPVVPVFNKSDLIVDRSAVERFVADPSALTETLERRPGLTSDLALRLVELVRSYGRALRPVLISAARSEGLEVLHAALHELFCVCGDLS
- a CDS encoding radical SAM protein, yielding MDLGRGRAELARSLELDFIITVDRSMMSNHRGKEFLGFMTTAPAVGLPEVLWRALAMPRIPVDEHGRPRQAPYGLRKIEAALLDAGFSAAVVDPDHVRRYVERAKAVLIGHHDYFAFNSPSIEYWLITGEEPLNRRSFLEFASRLVEMKRGLNPDLKIIVGGPAAWQWLYVPEYIERFEVDTIVEGEAEGVVVELARRVTEGLPLPKFVMVGPRDCPEMEEVPVIRGASINGLVEIMRGCPRGCKFCSVTLRRLRHYPLEKIEQEMRVNASSGLKGCVLHSEDVLLYGAKGIEPSPDSVIKLHELAKRYHEEVVWSHATLSSVLYAERKYRLVSRVAELVLDGRQRYSGFQTGIETGSPRLARQIMAGKASPFKPEQWPDVVEEAFGILHDNFFVPAATLILGLPGETEDDVIRTIELVERLKDYRSLVVPMFFVPIGALRGCGWFTSVHLRRVHAELLLVCLKHSLFWAKDIVSRFYARGLSSPFLKLTLMSFLMSAERFARSLTPDEVLEHIERSRRKLAGEVEETSIRESVLERLRRYARAPKVAARP